From one Ignisphaera cupida genomic stretch:
- a CDS encoding sugar ABC transporter ATP-binding protein translates to MSSSQAILAKNITKTFPGVIALNNVSFDVNYGEIHGLLGQNGAGKSTLLKILYGVYKPDRGEVYINGIKTHIKSPRDARKHGIVLVHQEITVMPHLSVLENISLLGFTWNNLATKFDWKEFKKYVENLLSNLGIELDLKTKVRDLSAAERMIIQVISALSINAKVLLLDEPTSPLSLHEIEKLFMVLNQLKKQGIAMVFVTHRVNEAMELCDRITILRNGEKIATVKTTDVNTHELIKLMLGREPEELYKFRTEKDTKVLIEKFSKTTPLIELVNIYTQPSSPSEIPLKNVNLRVYQGEVVAIFGFVGAGKTELGKAIVGATKILSGEVKYMGRKIKIKSPTEAVKYGIFYLPEDRRTEGLIPHFTVASNMTISSLYYFTKAKIWLNLDKEVLMSSDMIKKLSIVTPSPYANIQQLSGGNQQKVLVARAMLSNAKLVIFDEPTIGIDIGAKAEIRRLIYRYSRDRGVSSIILTSDVDEALGIADRIYVMRDGSIVKEYINENLDRDDILKILA, encoded by the coding sequence ATGAGCAGTTCACAAGCAATATTAGCAAAGAACATAACAAAGACATTCCCTGGTGTTATAGCATTAAATAATGTATCTTTTGATGTTAATTATGGTGAAATTCATGGTTTATTAGGGCAAAATGGTGCTGGCAAATCAACTCTTTTAAAAATATTGTATGGAGTTTATAAACCAGATAGGGGAGAGGTATATATTAACGGTATTAAAACCCACATAAAATCACCTAGAGATGCTCGTAAACATGGTATTGTTTTAGTACACCAAGAAATAACAGTAATGCCTCATCTTTCAGTACTTGAAAACATATCCTTGCTTGGATTCACATGGAACAATTTAGCAACAAAATTTGATTGGAAGGAATTCAAAAAATATGTTGAGAATTTACTTAGTAATCTTGGAATAGAACTAGATCTTAAGACAAAAGTACGTGATTTAAGTGCTGCTGAGAGAATGATTATTCAAGTAATTTCCGCACTAAGTATTAATGCAAAAGTTCTTTTACTTGATGAGCCTACAAGCCCTCTTTCTTTACATGAAATAGAGAAACTTTTCATGGTTTTAAATCAGTTAAAGAAACAAGGTATTGCAATGGTTTTTGTAACTCATAGAGTAAATGAAGCCATGGAGTTATGTGATAGAATAACTATTCTTAGAAATGGTGAGAAAATAGCCACTGTTAAGACAACTGATGTAAATACTCATGAACTTATAAAACTCATGTTAGGACGAGAACCAGAAGAGCTTTACAAATTTAGAACAGAGAAGGATACAAAGGTTCTTATTGAAAAATTTAGTAAAACTACACCGTTAATAGAATTGGTTAACATATATACCCAACCATCTTCTCCAAGTGAAATACCATTAAAAAATGTAAATTTAAGAGTTTATCAAGGGGAGGTGGTAGCAATATTTGGGTTTGTTGGTGCTGGAAAAACAGAATTGGGAAAAGCAATTGTTGGTGCAACAAAAATTCTTTCTGGAGAGGTTAAGTATATGGGGAGAAAGATAAAAATTAAGAGTCCTACTGAAGCTGTAAAGTATGGAATATTTTATCTACCTGAAGATAGAAGAACAGAAGGACTTATACCTCATTTCACAGTTGCTTCAAATATGACTATATCATCTCTATATTACTTCACCAAAGCCAAGATATGGCTAAATTTGGATAAGGAAGTCTTAATGAGTAGTGACATGATTAAAAAACTAAGTATTGTAACCCCTTCACCATATGCTAATATACAACAACTAAGTGGTGGTAATCAGCAAAAAGTTTTGGTTGCACGTGCTATGTTAAGTAATGCAAAGCTTGTAATATTTGATGAGCCAACAATTGGCATAGATATTGGGGCCAAAGCAGAAATAAGAAGACTTATATATAGATATTCAAGGGATCGGGGAGTATCATCAATCATTTTAACAAGTGATGTCGATGAGGCATTAGGTATTGCGGATAGAATATATGTTATGAGAGATGGTAGCATAGTTAAGGAATACATAAATGAAAATCTTGATAGAGATGATATACTCAAAATCTTGGCTTAA